In a single window of the Natronosalvus caseinilyticus genome:
- a CDS encoding ribonuclease J has protein sequence MEIEIATIGGYEEVGRQMTAVRAGNDIVIFDMGLNLSKVLIHDNIQTENMHSLDLIDMGAIPDDRVMSDLDGDVRAIVPTHGHLDHIGAISKLAHRYDAPVVATPFTLALVEQELEDEDKFSSDSELVEMDPGESMTIGDHGCELEFVNVTHSIIDAINPVLHTPEGAIVYGLDKRMDHTPVIGDPIDMKRFREIGREGEGVLCYIEDCTNANKKGRTPSENVAREHLRDVLHSMEDYDGGIVATTFSSHIARVKSLVEFADDIGRQPVLLGRSMEKYSGTAERLGFVDFPDNLGMFGYRRSIDQSFERIMNDGKEDFLPVVTGHQGEPRAMLTRMARGETSYELNDGDKVVFSARVIPEPTNEGQRYQAEKLLGMQGARVYSDIHVSGHLCQEGHYTMLDALQPQHIIPAHQDLKGFSGYIDLASNQGYALGRDLHATSNGNIIQLV, from the coding sequence ATGGAAATCGAAATTGCAACCATCGGCGGTTACGAGGAAGTTGGACGGCAGATGACTGCCGTACGCGCAGGAAACGATATCGTCATCTTCGACATGGGACTGAACCTCTCGAAGGTCCTCATTCACGACAACATCCAGACGGAGAACATGCACAGCCTCGATCTGATCGACATGGGCGCCATCCCCGACGATCGGGTCATGAGCGACCTCGACGGTGACGTCCGGGCGATCGTTCCTACTCACGGCCACCTCGACCACATCGGCGCCATTTCCAAACTGGCACATCGATACGATGCACCGGTCGTCGCGACGCCATTTACGCTCGCGTTAGTCGAACAGGAACTCGAGGACGAGGACAAATTCAGTTCGGACAGCGAACTCGTCGAGATGGACCCCGGCGAGTCGATGACCATCGGCGACCACGGGTGTGAACTCGAGTTCGTCAACGTCACCCACTCGATCATCGACGCGATCAACCCGGTCTTACACACGCCCGAGGGCGCGATCGTCTACGGCCTGGACAAGCGTATGGACCACACGCCCGTCATCGGCGACCCCATCGACATGAAGCGCTTCCGTGAGATCGGTCGCGAGGGCGAAGGCGTCCTCTGTTACATCGAGGACTGCACCAACGCCAACAAGAAGGGGCGCACCCCCTCCGAGAACGTCGCCCGCGAACACCTTCGCGACGTCCTCCACAGCATGGAAGACTACGACGGCGGCATCGTCGCCACCACCTTCTCGAGCCACATCGCCCGTGTCAAGAGCCTCGTCGAGTTCGCCGACGACATCGGCCGACAGCCCGTCCTGCTCGGGCGCTCGATGGAGAAGTACTCCGGCACCGCCGAGCGACTCGGCTTCGTCGACTTCCCGGACAATCTGGGCATGTTCGGCTATCGCAGATCGATCGATCAGTCGTTCGAACGGATCATGAACGATGGCAAGGAAGACTTCCTGCCCGTCGTGACGGGCCACCAGGGCGAACCCCGCGCGATGCTCACGCGTATGGCTCGCGGCGAGACTTCCTACGAACTGAACGACGGCGACAAGGTCGTCTTTTCCGCCCGCGTCATCCCCGAACCGACCAACGAGGGGCAACGCTACCAGGCCGAGAAATTGCTCGGCATGCAGGGTGCCCGCGTGTATTCAGATATTCACGTGTCGGGTCACCTCTGTCAGGAGGGCCACTACACGATGCTCGACGCGCTCCAGCCCCAGCACATCATCCCCGCTCACCAGGATCTCAAGGGCTTCTCCGGGTACATCGACCTCGCCTCGAACCAGGGATACGCACTCGGGCGTGACCTTCACGCGACGTCGAACGGGAATATCATCCAGCTCGTTTGA
- a CDS encoding MFS transporter, translating to MDDKRAQFWVLYLTRFAEGFGFITLITLLPYYINALDPSSTTLLGITISAGLIIGLYTTGFTLAQTVAVVPLAWAGDRFDKRLVLLVVLGVGVGVYALFPVVDSSASFIAIRALQGIAVTGTGLMTLSLVGQIADVGTRANYIGKANAASFGASILGSISAGTLYDAFGFGPIFLVIVCIMVVAWVGTFWYLDPDETRIEGFPFSGLALNRRILTLSTFRFQYAFSVTLVRTWIPIFAGLSAAEGGLAYGGFAVALTVVAEKFTNMCCQPFTGRLSDGYGRALFVFAGGAAYGLIALVVPLSPWLGTGLGFPAELVVSIPTVLAGSTLPAWLPYDSIGDQLVLVGEVSPAFFPLVFLSGLLGIADSFREPASMALFADEGTEEGGVASSFGIRELVWRPGSVIAPLLGGWLMVEVSMASVFYVGGAFALTGVTTFLVILVRFHGRRALVEW from the coding sequence GTGGACGACAAACGAGCCCAGTTTTGGGTGCTCTATCTCACACGTTTCGCGGAAGGATTCGGCTTCATTACGCTGATCACACTGCTGCCATACTACATCAACGCGCTCGATCCGTCGAGTACGACCCTTCTCGGGATAACGATTAGCGCCGGTCTCATCATCGGACTGTATACGACTGGGTTCACCCTCGCACAGACCGTCGCCGTCGTCCCGCTCGCCTGGGCAGGTGACCGCTTCGATAAGCGGCTCGTCCTGCTCGTCGTCCTCGGCGTCGGCGTTGGCGTCTACGCGCTGTTTCCGGTCGTCGACTCGAGCGCTTCCTTCATCGCGATCCGTGCGTTGCAGGGGATAGCCGTCACGGGCACTGGTCTGATGACGCTGTCGCTCGTCGGCCAGATTGCCGACGTGGGAACGCGAGCGAACTACATCGGAAAAGCAAACGCGGCGAGCTTCGGTGCGTCGATACTCGGCAGCATCAGCGCGGGGACGCTCTACGACGCGTTCGGGTTCGGTCCGATCTTCCTCGTCATCGTCTGCATCATGGTCGTCGCCTGGGTCGGAACGTTCTGGTACCTGGACCCGGACGAGACGCGGATCGAAGGATTCCCGTTTTCGGGTCTGGCACTCAATCGGCGCATTCTGACGCTCTCGACGTTTCGCTTTCAGTACGCGTTCTCCGTAACCCTCGTTCGGACGTGGATCCCGATCTTCGCCGGTCTCTCCGCTGCTGAAGGCGGACTCGCCTACGGTGGCTTCGCTGTCGCGTTGACGGTCGTCGCCGAGAAGTTCACCAATATGTGCTGCCAACCGTTTACCGGACGGCTCTCGGACGGATACGGACGAGCCCTGTTCGTCTTTGCAGGTGGAGCAGCCTACGGACTCATCGCGCTGGTCGTTCCGCTCTCACCGTGGCTGGGAACAGGGCTCGGGTTTCCCGCTGAACTCGTCGTGTCCATTCCCACAGTACTCGCCGGAAGCACGCTCCCTGCCTGGCTGCCATACGACTCGATCGGCGATCAACTCGTCCTCGTTGGCGAGGTGTCGCCAGCGTTCTTCCCGCTCGTCTTCCTGTCCGGACTCCTCGGCATCGCCGATAGCTTTCGTGAGCCGGCGAGTATGGCGTTGTTCGCCGACGAAGGCACCGAGGAAGGCGGTGTCGCCTCGAGTTTCGGTATCCGCGAGCTCGTCTGGCGTCCGGGAAGCGTGATCGCCCCCTTGCTCGGTGGCTGGCTGATGGTCGAGGTGAGTATGGCGTCGGTCTTCTACGTCGGCGGTGCGTTTGCGCTGACCGGCGTCACGACGTTTCTCGTTATTCTCGTCCGGTTCCACGGGCGACGTGCGCTCGTGGAGTGGTGA
- a CDS encoding DUF7504 family protein yields MPTPDSDERLRAIDFEGLPNNLTEDSVILVAKPAPLEEYAVSLRILDRYTSPDDRRIVVTTAVSAERTIQQQTALASPESGRFGVIDATPQHQPSAPFQQYPVVSLPHSVELTRLVLALWELEASMASGSQQTHFGIRSLTPLLVDEGLGRTVSVLEHLIEDRSDSGLVVLGLEYTRHDEDTLAALRAIVDGIVWVEERTDGSISAAYRRVHAQPDGV; encoded by the coding sequence ATGCCAACACCCGACTCCGACGAACGACTCCGAGCAATCGACTTCGAAGGACTCCCGAACAATCTCACCGAGGATTCAGTAATCCTCGTTGCAAAACCCGCTCCACTGGAGGAATACGCCGTATCGCTACGGATTCTGGATCGCTACACGTCTCCTGACGACCGTCGAATTGTCGTCACGACAGCGGTTTCTGCTGAGCGAACAATCCAGCAGCAGACGGCCCTCGCCTCACCAGAATCCGGTCGATTCGGGGTCATCGATGCGACTCCACAACATCAGCCTTCCGCTCCGTTTCAACAGTATCCAGTCGTCTCGTTGCCCCACTCGGTCGAATTGACCCGCCTCGTACTCGCGCTGTGGGAGCTAGAAGCCTCGATGGCGAGTGGGAGTCAGCAGACCCACTTTGGTATTCGATCGCTCACGCCGTTACTCGTAGACGAGGGCCTTGGACGTACCGTCAGTGTGCTCGAACACCTCATCGAGGACCGGTCTGACTCGGGGCTCGTCGTGCTCGGTCTCGAGTACACCAGACACGACGAGGACACGCTCGCTGCACTGCGAGCCATCGTCGATGGAATCGTCTGGGTGGAAGAGCGAACGGACGGGTCGATTTCGGCGGCGTACCGTCGGGTACACGCGCAACCCGATGGCGTTTGA
- a CDS encoding amphi-Trp domain-containing protein, with protein sequence MPEEELFKTEESRTRGEIAEALTAVAEQIETGSVHLESATKDERVTIPDTPRFEVELERLTDSETGEQRYELEYEIRWTE encoded by the coding sequence ATGCCCGAAGAAGAACTCTTCAAAACGGAAGAATCACGAACTCGAGGAGAGATCGCCGAGGCCCTCACTGCTGTCGCCGAACAGATCGAAACCGGCTCCGTCCACTTAGAGAGTGCGACGAAGGACGAGCGTGTGACGATTCCCGATACACCGAGGTTCGAGGTCGAACTCGAGCGACTCACCGATTCCGAAACTGGCGAGCAGCGATACGAACTCGAGTACGAGATTCGGTGGACCGAGTAA
- a CDS encoding DUF5786 family protein: protein MGFGSYDESEQQHQNTDTEDDEDAAVTVHEHEHEGTVTVETGGSTDELLGQLEDIKAKKAQNDE from the coding sequence ATGGGTTTTGGAAGCTACGATGAGTCCGAGCAACAGCATCAAAATACGGATACAGAGGACGACGAAGACGCTGCTGTGACCGTCCACGAGCACGAACACGAGGGAACGGTCACTGTCGAAACCGGTGGTTCGACCGACGAACTCCTGGGCCAACTCGAGGACATCAAAGCGAAGAAAGCACAGAACGACGAGTAA
- a CDS encoding beta-CASP ribonuclease aCPSF1 has product MSDDTTHSDLHERIVTQVPSHLDVTEVQYEGPDLVIYTETPRKFAENSDLIGNLARTLRKRVTIRPAPGAQSSPSEAEKKIRDIAPDEAQIQDLEFYPTIGEVIVEAEKPGLVIGQRGSTLREITREIGWNLEVVRTPPMESSTVANVRNFLTQERGERREFLAKVGEKIHGEPEKDLEWVRITTLGCCREVGRASFVLHTPNTRILIDCGDKPGAEGEVPYLHAPEAMPLTGIDAVVLTHAHLDHSALLPLLFKYGYDGPVYTTEPTRDLMGLLQLDYLTVASKEGRTPPYSSEQVRQAIKHTIPVEYGDVTDIAPDVKLTMHNAGHILGSASAHFHIGSGFYNILFSGDVHYEPTRLFNGAVNNFPRAEAMVMESTYGRRGDYQTDTEESEANVHEIIRETYEEDGIVVIPAFAVGRSQELMLVLEEAMREGTIPTMPVYLDGMIREATAIHTAYPEYLRDGLQRRILHEDENPFVADQFRQVDGGQEMREEIASGEPCVILSTSGMVTGGPIMSWLELLGPNPANTLLFVGYQAEGTLGRRIQGGNVEITLPGRADRANRLTLELRIESVSGFSGHADRAGLEQYVGEMNPRPETILCVHGDEQATDQLSSALYQNYNVRTYQPKNLETFRFP; this is encoded by the coding sequence ATGAGCGACGATACGACCCACTCAGACTTACACGAACGCATTGTCACGCAAGTGCCCTCACATCTGGACGTCACCGAAGTCCAGTACGAGGGCCCAGACCTCGTCATCTACACCGAGACCCCCCGCAAGTTCGCTGAAAACAGCGATCTCATCGGGAACCTCGCACGGACACTCCGAAAACGGGTGACGATACGGCCAGCACCAGGCGCCCAGTCGAGCCCGTCGGAAGCGGAGAAGAAGATCCGCGACATTGCTCCCGACGAGGCCCAGATTCAGGATCTCGAGTTCTATCCGACGATCGGGGAGGTGATCGTCGAAGCCGAGAAGCCAGGGCTCGTTATCGGACAGCGAGGGAGTACGCTTCGGGAGATAACCCGGGAAATCGGCTGGAACCTGGAAGTGGTTCGAACGCCACCGATGGAGTCCTCGACCGTCGCCAACGTCAGGAACTTCCTGACCCAGGAACGCGGGGAACGACGCGAGTTCCTCGCGAAAGTCGGCGAGAAGATCCACGGAGAGCCCGAGAAGGACCTCGAGTGGGTGCGGATCACGACGCTGGGTTGTTGTCGCGAAGTCGGTCGCGCGAGTTTCGTGCTCCACACACCTAACACGAGAATTCTCATCGATTGTGGCGACAAACCCGGGGCCGAGGGAGAAGTACCCTACCTTCATGCGCCCGAGGCGATGCCATTGACGGGTATCGACGCCGTGGTGCTGACCCACGCTCACCTCGACCACAGTGCGTTGCTTCCGCTGTTGTTCAAGTACGGATACGACGGACCGGTTTACACGACTGAACCGACGCGTGATCTGATGGGGCTGTTGCAGTTGGACTATCTGACCGTGGCCTCGAAGGAGGGTCGAACGCCGCCGTACTCAAGCGAGCAGGTTCGACAGGCGATCAAGCACACGATTCCGGTCGAGTACGGCGACGTCACCGACATCGCGCCGGACGTCAAACTGACGATGCACAATGCAGGGCACATTCTGGGAAGCGCCTCCGCTCACTTTCACATCGGAAGCGGGTTCTACAACATCCTCTTCTCGGGCGACGTTCACTACGAGCCGACGCGGCTGTTCAACGGTGCCGTGAACAACTTCCCCCGCGCGGAGGCGATGGTCATGGAGTCGACGTACGGTCGCCGCGGCGACTATCAGACGGACACCGAGGAGAGCGAAGCGAATGTCCACGAGATCATCAGGGAGACGTACGAGGAGGACGGGATCGTCGTCATCCCCGCGTTCGCGGTCGGTCGGTCCCAGGAACTAATGCTGGTTCTGGAGGAGGCGATGCGGGAAGGAACGATTCCGACGATGCCGGTCTATCTGGACGGGATGATTCGGGAGGCGACCGCGATTCACACGGCGTACCCCGAGTACCTCAGAGATGGGCTGCAACGGCGCATTTTACACGAAGACGAGAACCCGTTCGTCGCGGACCAGTTCCGGCAAGTCGACGGCGGACAGGAAATGCGCGAGGAGATCGCGAGCGGTGAGCCCTGCGTCATCCTCTCGACGTCGGGGATGGTGACCGGCGGACCGATCATGTCCTGGCTCGAACTGCTCGGACCGAATCCGGCGAACACCCTCCTGTTCGTCGGGTACCAGGCCGAGGGGACGCTCGGGCGCAGAATTCAGGGCGGGAACGTGGAAATTACCCTCCCTGGACGGGCCGACCGCGCGAATCGTTTGACACTCGAACTGAGGATTGAATCGGTGAGCGGCTTCTCCGGCCACGCCGACCGAGCCGGGCTCGAACAGTACGTGGGCGAGATGAATCCACGACCGGAGACGATTCTGTGCGTCCACGGCGACGAACAGGCGACGGACCAACTCTCCTCTGCACTGTACCAGAACTACAACGTCAGGACCTATCAGCCGAAGAATCTGGAGACGTTCCGGTTCCCCTGA
- a CDS encoding CBS domain-containing protein — MPVGNLGPDEVVTESRDSTLADVTEKLESEGVGAVVVTEDDSPVGIVTDRDAALAIHRNDDVANLSVEEVMAEDPATIQEDEEAIEISRAIGEHNVRRFPVVDEDGSLTGIVTLDDLVATIGEQLDNVAETIEAQSPNYSP; from the coding sequence ATGCCAGTCGGAAACCTCGGTCCGGACGAAGTGGTCACGGAGAGCAGAGACAGCACGCTGGCGGACGTCACGGAGAAACTCGAGTCCGAAGGCGTCGGCGCCGTCGTCGTCACGGAGGACGACTCCCCCGTCGGAATCGTCACCGACCGCGACGCCGCGCTCGCGATCCATCGAAACGACGACGTCGCGAACCTCTCTGTCGAAGAGGTCATGGCAGAGGACCCGGCCACGATCCAGGAGGACGAAGAGGCGATCGAAATTTCGCGAGCGATCGGCGAGCACAACGTCCGGCGATTCCCGGTCGTCGACGAGGACGGATCGCTGACGGGAATCGTCACACTGGACGACCTGGTCGCGACCATCGGGGAGCAACTCGACAACGTCGCCGAGACGATCGAAGCCCAGTCGCCCAACTACAGTCCGTGA